One Oryza brachyantha chromosome 3, ObraRS2, whole genome shotgun sequence DNA segment encodes these proteins:
- the LOC102699292 gene encoding nuclear receptor coactivator 6-like isoform X2, with product MYGQGGNFNPQYRHAAPPPLPQQQAGVTSGLPQQPLPPPPPRMAQYPQPPAMAAPPPGPYQHGMPLVQNQHYPFAQMHQMPMLPQQRGYAQMPMPGPPSHPPPPQAMYQAHPQYPMAGSLPPPPPRPPSFAQENVLPPSSPPPPPPPPPPSSPPPAPPSESTAPKTGQASNSEPERKEGATYGGHDLKTEKAANQLIVSDDSDMDMDADEDSPSREHHSPINSSLATAECTGNDNAPKSVSDVSSLGNGSVGKAKTTAVTVEGRSTFQLVQAYTSDDSGDEDGVGAARNLVAENNESGHSIDTSSNIGHRLLTEAAPCSEKILEAQEHQLMNKCNPVKHDSDELGHLVKEDMSGNDSDRGQQTRRHGRSQWKRSRVQSPQGQRSCSPPSKSLLPGRQSSSPLGKRANRVGHTFREEPGIKLGKDGFYNDKHDCPAKAATAFEIHRSGEGNISGDRISEQEDPVRIKLNNSSDHLYGSERVNDASVGSLGQHGHGVALISGPSESMASSANASDPHKMQRSGHASIPQPDMDKSSLAAHQSLAGQSPGIPFATVHATEKSMTCDVPQSHSQNLCPPAQATSGLRPSHIPSSNMTPLPGQQLLSSSEFPQMHFQPNVMVPANEFLQSQMQTYPAPDLSHPRPLDFHPHTLQPVVPSHLQPAAMVHSSFQRLPPNLPGSSDFAAISDTDLPKSSIKPHYNPFASTFEQTDPSLNIGCDVIPNAVGSASTKAADHMGALSPFGLSVPGSGTHARENSAEVVSSRRKQPRREFTSSAPYDPLLDSIEPSSSSINKMDLGREANLSATDRNASKIVNIEVESKNMHGLGLVAESEVEEFGEVAADTEAGVVENLSPEPLGAKDWSSDIPGDIDNDESVDKTKRTKDSRSMKLFKAAIADFVKEVLKPSWRQGNISREAFKTIVKKTVDKVSSAVPNNHIPKTPAKIKQYVQSSQKKVTKLVMGYVDKYVKL from the exons ATGTACGGCCAAGGAGGGAACTTCAATCCGCAGTATCGGCatgctgctccgccgccgctcccgcagCAGCAAGCTGGGGTAACGAGTGGTTTGCCCCAGCAACCATtacctccaccaccgccgcgaATGGCACAGTATCCGCAGCCCCCAGCAATGGCGGCACCGCCGCCTGGACCGTACCAGCATGGGATGCCGCTGGTTCAGAACCAGCACTACCCTTTTGCCCAGATGCATCAGATGCCAATGCTACCTCAGCAGAGGGGTTATGCGCAGATGCCAATGCCAGGGCCGCCGTCGCACCCACCCCCTCCACAAGCTATGTATCAGGCCCATCCTCAGTACCCCATGGCAGGGTCTCtccctccaccaccgccacggCCGCCAAGCTTTGCTCAGGAGAATGTGCTGCCCCCATCTAGCcccccacctccacctcccccaccaccaccatcttcTCCACCTCCTGCGCCCCCTTCTGAATCCACTGCCCCCAAAACTGGGCAAGCATCGAACTCAGAgccagaaagaaaagaaggtgCCACATATGGTGGTCATGATCTCAAAACTGAGAAGGCAGCGAATCAGCTAATTGTGTCTGATGACTCGGATATGGATATGGATG CTGATGAGGACTCTCCATCAAGGGAACATCATAGTCCAATCAATTCTTCACTTGCAACTGCTGAATGTACTGGAAATGATAATGCGCCAAAGTCTGTGAGTGATGTTTCTAGCCTTGGCAATGGCAGTGTTGGTAAGGCTAAAACTACAGCTGTAACTGTGGAAGGTAGGAGCACATTCCAATTAGTTCAAGCCTATACCTCAGATGACAGTGGAGATGAGGATGGTGTTGGTGCTGCCAGGAACCTTGTGGCTGAAAATAATGAGTCTGGTCATTCAATTGatacaagttcaaatattGGCCATCGGCTACTTACTGAAGCTGCTCCTTGCTCTGAGAAAATTTTGGAGGCTCAAGAACATCAGCTCATGAATAAGTGCAATCCAGTGAAACATGATTCAGATGAACTTGGGCATCTAGTCAAAGAAGATATGAGTGGCAATGATTCTGATAGAGGGCAACAGACTAGAAGGCATGGGAGGAGCCAATGGAAACGAAGTCGTGTCCAGTCACCTCAGGGCCAGAGGAGCTGTAGCCCTCCGTCCAAAAG CTTATTACCTGGAAGGCAAAGCAGTTCCCCGCTTGGTAAGCGGGCTAATCGGGTGGGCCACACTTTCAGGGAAGAACCTGGCATCAAGCTTGGCAAGGATGGATTCTACAACGACAAGCATGATTGCCCTGCAAAAGCTGCGACTGCATTTGAGATCCATCGTTCTGGAGAGGGTAACATTTCAGGAGATAGAATATCTGAGCAAGAGGACCCGGTGAGAATAAAGTTGAACAACTCTTCAGATCATTTATATGGCAGTGAGCGAGTGAATGATGCATCTGTTGGTTCCCTTGGACAACATGGCCATGGTGTAGCCTTAATTTCTGGACCTTCTGAATCAATGGCTTCTTCTGCAAATGCGTCTGATCCTCATAAGATGCAAAGGTCAGGCCATGCATCCATACCTCAACCAGACATGGATAAATCTTCTCTGGCTGCTCATCAAAGTCTTGCGGGTCAATCTCCAGGAATCCCATTTGCAACAGTACATGCTACTGAGAAGTCTATGACGTGTGATGTGCCCCAGTCTCATTCTCAGAATTTATGTCCTCCTGCTCAGGCAACATCTGGTTTGAGACCATCCCATATACCATCCTCAAATATGACCCCACTCCCTGGGCAACAATTACTATCAAGTTCCGAATTTCCTCAGATGCACTTCCAGCCTAATGTTATGGTGCCAGCTAATGAGTTTCTGCAGAGTCAGATGCAAACCTATCCTGCACCAGATCTGTCTCATCCTAGACCATTGGATTTCCATCCTCATACTCTCCAGCCAGTTGTCCCTTCTCATCTGCAGCCTGCTGCCATGGTTCACTCCTCTTTCCAAAGATTACCACCAAATCTACCTGGAAGTAGTGACTTTGCTGCTATATCTGATACTGATCTTCCTAAATCATCTATTAAGCCCCACTACAACCCTTTTGCATCTACCTTTGAACAAACAGATCCAAGTCTAAATATTGGCTGTGATGTTATACCAAATGCAGTTGGGTCTGCTTCAACAAAAGCAGCGGACCACATGGGTGCTCTGTCTCCTTTTGGTCTGTCAGTTCCTGGATCTGGAACTCATGCCCGTGAAAATTCTGCAGAAGTTGTTTCCAGTCGGAGAAAGCAACCTCGTCGTGAATTTACTTCTAGCGCTCCTTATGATCCGCTGCTCGACAGTATTGAGCCCTCAAGCAGTTCAATCAACAAAATGGATCTTGGTCGAGAGGCCAATCTGAGTGCTACCGATCGTAATGCATCTAAAATTGTTAACATAGAAGTGGAGAGTAAAAATATGCATGGGCTGGGGCTTGTTGCTGAATCAGAAGTTGAAGAATTTGGAGAGGTGGCAGCTGATACTGAAGCAGGTGTTGTGGAGAATTTAAGTCCTGAGCCTTTGGGTGCAAAAGACTGGAGCTCAGATATACCCGGTGATATTGACAATGATGAATCAGTGGATAAAACTAAGAGGACTAAGGATTCCAGATCCATGAAGCTATTTAAGGCTGCTATTGCAGATTTTGTTAAAGAAGTTCTTAAACCATCATGGAGGCAGGGAAACATAAGCAGAGAGGCTTTCAAAACTATTGTCAAGAAAACAGTTGATAAGGTTTCCAGTGCTGTTCCTAACAATCATATTCCAAAAACACCAGCCAAGATCAAGCAGTACGTCCAATCCTCTCAAAAGAAAGTGACCAAACTTGTAATG gGGTATGTTGACAAATATGTGAAGCTATAG
- the LOC102699292 gene encoding nuclear receptor coactivator 6-like isoform X1, whose protein sequence is MYGQGGNFNPQYRHAAPPPLPQQQAGVTSGLPQQPLPPPPPRMAQYPQPPAMAAPPPGPYQHGMPLVQNQHYPFAQMHQMPMLPQQRGYAQMPMPGPPSHPPPPQAMYQAHPQYPMAGSLPPPPPRPPSFAQENVLPPSSPPPPPPPPPPSSPPPAPPSESTAPKTGQASNSEPERKEGATYGGHDLKTEKAANQLIVSDDSDMDMDADEDSPSREHHSPINSSLATAECTGNDNAPKSVSDVSSLGNGSVGKAKTTAVTVEGRSTFQLVQAYTSDDSGDEDGVGAARNLVAENNESGHSIDTSSNIGHRLLTEAAPCSEKILEAQEHQLMNKCNPVKHDSDELGHLVKEDMSGNDSDRGQQTRRHGRSQWKRSRVQSPQGQRSCSPPSKRYQTILLPGRQSSSPLGKRANRVGHTFREEPGIKLGKDGFYNDKHDCPAKAATAFEIHRSGEGNISGDRISEQEDPVRIKLNNSSDHLYGSERVNDASVGSLGQHGHGVALISGPSESMASSANASDPHKMQRSGHASIPQPDMDKSSLAAHQSLAGQSPGIPFATVHATEKSMTCDVPQSHSQNLCPPAQATSGLRPSHIPSSNMTPLPGQQLLSSSEFPQMHFQPNVMVPANEFLQSQMQTYPAPDLSHPRPLDFHPHTLQPVVPSHLQPAAMVHSSFQRLPPNLPGSSDFAAISDTDLPKSSIKPHYNPFASTFEQTDPSLNIGCDVIPNAVGSASTKAADHMGALSPFGLSVPGSGTHARENSAEVVSSRRKQPRREFTSSAPYDPLLDSIEPSSSSINKMDLGREANLSATDRNASKIVNIEVESKNMHGLGLVAESEVEEFGEVAADTEAGVVENLSPEPLGAKDWSSDIPGDIDNDESVDKTKRTKDSRSMKLFKAAIADFVKEVLKPSWRQGNISREAFKTIVKKTVDKVSSAVPNNHIPKTPAKIKQYVQSSQKKVTKLVMGYVDKYVKL, encoded by the exons ATGTACGGCCAAGGAGGGAACTTCAATCCGCAGTATCGGCatgctgctccgccgccgctcccgcagCAGCAAGCTGGGGTAACGAGTGGTTTGCCCCAGCAACCATtacctccaccaccgccgcgaATGGCACAGTATCCGCAGCCCCCAGCAATGGCGGCACCGCCGCCTGGACCGTACCAGCATGGGATGCCGCTGGTTCAGAACCAGCACTACCCTTTTGCCCAGATGCATCAGATGCCAATGCTACCTCAGCAGAGGGGTTATGCGCAGATGCCAATGCCAGGGCCGCCGTCGCACCCACCCCCTCCACAAGCTATGTATCAGGCCCATCCTCAGTACCCCATGGCAGGGTCTCtccctccaccaccgccacggCCGCCAAGCTTTGCTCAGGAGAATGTGCTGCCCCCATCTAGCcccccacctccacctcccccaccaccaccatcttcTCCACCTCCTGCGCCCCCTTCTGAATCCACTGCCCCCAAAACTGGGCAAGCATCGAACTCAGAgccagaaagaaaagaaggtgCCACATATGGTGGTCATGATCTCAAAACTGAGAAGGCAGCGAATCAGCTAATTGTGTCTGATGACTCGGATATGGATATGGATG CTGATGAGGACTCTCCATCAAGGGAACATCATAGTCCAATCAATTCTTCACTTGCAACTGCTGAATGTACTGGAAATGATAATGCGCCAAAGTCTGTGAGTGATGTTTCTAGCCTTGGCAATGGCAGTGTTGGTAAGGCTAAAACTACAGCTGTAACTGTGGAAGGTAGGAGCACATTCCAATTAGTTCAAGCCTATACCTCAGATGACAGTGGAGATGAGGATGGTGTTGGTGCTGCCAGGAACCTTGTGGCTGAAAATAATGAGTCTGGTCATTCAATTGatacaagttcaaatattGGCCATCGGCTACTTACTGAAGCTGCTCCTTGCTCTGAGAAAATTTTGGAGGCTCAAGAACATCAGCTCATGAATAAGTGCAATCCAGTGAAACATGATTCAGATGAACTTGGGCATCTAGTCAAAGAAGATATGAGTGGCAATGATTCTGATAGAGGGCAACAGACTAGAAGGCATGGGAGGAGCCAATGGAAACGAAGTCGTGTCCAGTCACCTCAGGGCCAGAGGAGCTGTAGCCCTCCGTCCAAAAGGTACCAAACCAT CTTATTACCTGGAAGGCAAAGCAGTTCCCCGCTTGGTAAGCGGGCTAATCGGGTGGGCCACACTTTCAGGGAAGAACCTGGCATCAAGCTTGGCAAGGATGGATTCTACAACGACAAGCATGATTGCCCTGCAAAAGCTGCGACTGCATTTGAGATCCATCGTTCTGGAGAGGGTAACATTTCAGGAGATAGAATATCTGAGCAAGAGGACCCGGTGAGAATAAAGTTGAACAACTCTTCAGATCATTTATATGGCAGTGAGCGAGTGAATGATGCATCTGTTGGTTCCCTTGGACAACATGGCCATGGTGTAGCCTTAATTTCTGGACCTTCTGAATCAATGGCTTCTTCTGCAAATGCGTCTGATCCTCATAAGATGCAAAGGTCAGGCCATGCATCCATACCTCAACCAGACATGGATAAATCTTCTCTGGCTGCTCATCAAAGTCTTGCGGGTCAATCTCCAGGAATCCCATTTGCAACAGTACATGCTACTGAGAAGTCTATGACGTGTGATGTGCCCCAGTCTCATTCTCAGAATTTATGTCCTCCTGCTCAGGCAACATCTGGTTTGAGACCATCCCATATACCATCCTCAAATATGACCCCACTCCCTGGGCAACAATTACTATCAAGTTCCGAATTTCCTCAGATGCACTTCCAGCCTAATGTTATGGTGCCAGCTAATGAGTTTCTGCAGAGTCAGATGCAAACCTATCCTGCACCAGATCTGTCTCATCCTAGACCATTGGATTTCCATCCTCATACTCTCCAGCCAGTTGTCCCTTCTCATCTGCAGCCTGCTGCCATGGTTCACTCCTCTTTCCAAAGATTACCACCAAATCTACCTGGAAGTAGTGACTTTGCTGCTATATCTGATACTGATCTTCCTAAATCATCTATTAAGCCCCACTACAACCCTTTTGCATCTACCTTTGAACAAACAGATCCAAGTCTAAATATTGGCTGTGATGTTATACCAAATGCAGTTGGGTCTGCTTCAACAAAAGCAGCGGACCACATGGGTGCTCTGTCTCCTTTTGGTCTGTCAGTTCCTGGATCTGGAACTCATGCCCGTGAAAATTCTGCAGAAGTTGTTTCCAGTCGGAGAAAGCAACCTCGTCGTGAATTTACTTCTAGCGCTCCTTATGATCCGCTGCTCGACAGTATTGAGCCCTCAAGCAGTTCAATCAACAAAATGGATCTTGGTCGAGAGGCCAATCTGAGTGCTACCGATCGTAATGCATCTAAAATTGTTAACATAGAAGTGGAGAGTAAAAATATGCATGGGCTGGGGCTTGTTGCTGAATCAGAAGTTGAAGAATTTGGAGAGGTGGCAGCTGATACTGAAGCAGGTGTTGTGGAGAATTTAAGTCCTGAGCCTTTGGGTGCAAAAGACTGGAGCTCAGATATACCCGGTGATATTGACAATGATGAATCAGTGGATAAAACTAAGAGGACTAAGGATTCCAGATCCATGAAGCTATTTAAGGCTGCTATTGCAGATTTTGTTAAAGAAGTTCTTAAACCATCATGGAGGCAGGGAAACATAAGCAGAGAGGCTTTCAAAACTATTGTCAAGAAAACAGTTGATAAGGTTTCCAGTGCTGTTCCTAACAATCATATTCCAAAAACACCAGCCAAGATCAAGCAGTACGTCCAATCCTCTCAAAAGAAAGTGACCAAACTTGTAATG gGGTATGTTGACAAATATGTGAAGCTATAG
- the LOC102699574 gene encoding GDP-mannose transporter GONST3 isoform X1, giving the protein MANSRASRFKMSNLSEPSKEAASADGSSAVQKTGVWSNTLSTLLQQASVYGVAAGYCLSASLLSIINKWAVMKFPYPGALTALQYFTSVVGVLLCGQLKVIEHDGLNLRTMWKFLPAAVMFYISIFTNSELLLHANVDTFIVFRSAVPIFVAIGETLYLHQPWPSLKTWLSLSTILGGSVIYVFTDNQFTVTAYTWAVAYLASMSIDFVYIKHVVMTIGLNTWGLVLYNNLEALMLFPLEMLLMGELNQMKVDSSKATNWLSFDVILPVALSCLFGLSISFFGFSCRRAISATGFTVLGIVNKLLTVVINLLIWDKHASFVGTIGLLICMSGGVLYQQSTTKPKAPKAEPKEESDEEQQKLLEMQQEHESSSAQKQASS; this is encoded by the exons ATGGCGAATTCTCGGGCTAGTCGTTTCAAG ATGTCTAATCTATCAGAGCCCTCAAAAGAAGCTGCGTCAGCCGATGGTTCAAGTGCTGTCCAGAAAACTGGAGTCTGGAGTAACACATTGAGCACTCTTCTGCAACAAGCTTCAGTCTATGGTGTAGCTGCTGGTTACTGCCTGTCAGCATCTCTGCTCTCCATTATCAACAAATGGGCAGTCATGAAATTTCCATACCCTGGAGCATTGACAGCTTTGCAGTACTTCACAAGTGTTGTTGGAGTTCTCTTATGTGGACAACTAAAGGTTATTGAGCACGATGGCCTTAATTTGAGGACCATGTGGAAGTTCTTACCTGCTGCTGTGATGTTCTACATCTCCATCTTCACAAACAGTGAACTTCTGCTCCATGCCAATGTGGACACTTTCATCGTGTTCCGGTCTGCTGTGCCAATTTTTGTGGCCATTGGAGAGACCCTTTACCTTCACCAACCATGGCCATCACTCAAGACATGGCTTTCACTTTCAACTATACTTGGTGGAAGTGTGATCTATGTATTCACAGACAACCAGTTCACTGTGACTGCTTACACCTGGGCAGTGGCATATCTTGCAAGCATGTCCATTGACTTTGTCTACATCAAGCACGTTGTCATGACCATTGGCCTGAACACATGGGGCCTTGTGCTTTACAACAATCTGGAGGCTTTGATGCTCTTCCCTCTTGAGATGCTTCTAATGGGAGAGCTTAATCAGATGAAGGTTGACAGCTCTAAGGCGACAAACTGGCTTTCATTTGATGTCATTCTTCCTGTTGCTCTGTCGTGCTTGTTCGGGCTATCTATATCCTTCTTCGGGTTCTCCTGCAGACGGGCTATCTCAGCAACTGGATTTACGGTGCTCGGTATAGTGAACAAGCTCCTGACTGTTGTGATCAATCTTCTTATCTGGGACAAGCATGCCTCCTTTGTGGGAACAATTGGGCTCTTGATATGCATGTCCGGTGGTGTTCTCTATCAGCAATCCACCACAAAACCAAAGGCCCCAAAGGCTGAGCCCAAAGAGGAGAGTGATGAAGAGCAGCAGAAGCTGCTGGAGATGCAGCAAGAGCATGAAAGCAGCTCAGCTCAGAAGCAAGCATCATCTTAA
- the LOC102699574 gene encoding GDP-mannose transporter GONST3 isoform X2, producing MSNLSEPSKEAASADGSSAVQKTGVWSNTLSTLLQQASVYGVAAGYCLSASLLSIINKWAVMKFPYPGALTALQYFTSVVGVLLCGQLKVIEHDGLNLRTMWKFLPAAVMFYISIFTNSELLLHANVDTFIVFRSAVPIFVAIGETLYLHQPWPSLKTWLSLSTILGGSVIYVFTDNQFTVTAYTWAVAYLASMSIDFVYIKHVVMTIGLNTWGLVLYNNLEALMLFPLEMLLMGELNQMKVDSSKATNWLSFDVILPVALSCLFGLSISFFGFSCRRAISATGFTVLGIVNKLLTVVINLLIWDKHASFVGTIGLLICMSGGVLYQQSTTKPKAPKAEPKEESDEEQQKLLEMQQEHESSSAQKQASS from the coding sequence ATGTCTAATCTATCAGAGCCCTCAAAAGAAGCTGCGTCAGCCGATGGTTCAAGTGCTGTCCAGAAAACTGGAGTCTGGAGTAACACATTGAGCACTCTTCTGCAACAAGCTTCAGTCTATGGTGTAGCTGCTGGTTACTGCCTGTCAGCATCTCTGCTCTCCATTATCAACAAATGGGCAGTCATGAAATTTCCATACCCTGGAGCATTGACAGCTTTGCAGTACTTCACAAGTGTTGTTGGAGTTCTCTTATGTGGACAACTAAAGGTTATTGAGCACGATGGCCTTAATTTGAGGACCATGTGGAAGTTCTTACCTGCTGCTGTGATGTTCTACATCTCCATCTTCACAAACAGTGAACTTCTGCTCCATGCCAATGTGGACACTTTCATCGTGTTCCGGTCTGCTGTGCCAATTTTTGTGGCCATTGGAGAGACCCTTTACCTTCACCAACCATGGCCATCACTCAAGACATGGCTTTCACTTTCAACTATACTTGGTGGAAGTGTGATCTATGTATTCACAGACAACCAGTTCACTGTGACTGCTTACACCTGGGCAGTGGCATATCTTGCAAGCATGTCCATTGACTTTGTCTACATCAAGCACGTTGTCATGACCATTGGCCTGAACACATGGGGCCTTGTGCTTTACAACAATCTGGAGGCTTTGATGCTCTTCCCTCTTGAGATGCTTCTAATGGGAGAGCTTAATCAGATGAAGGTTGACAGCTCTAAGGCGACAAACTGGCTTTCATTTGATGTCATTCTTCCTGTTGCTCTGTCGTGCTTGTTCGGGCTATCTATATCCTTCTTCGGGTTCTCCTGCAGACGGGCTATCTCAGCAACTGGATTTACGGTGCTCGGTATAGTGAACAAGCTCCTGACTGTTGTGATCAATCTTCTTATCTGGGACAAGCATGCCTCCTTTGTGGGAACAATTGGGCTCTTGATATGCATGTCCGGTGGTGTTCTCTATCAGCAATCCACCACAAAACCAAAGGCCCCAAAGGCTGAGCCCAAAGAGGAGAGTGATGAAGAGCAGCAGAAGCTGCTGGAGATGCAGCAAGAGCATGAAAGCAGCTCAGCTCAGAAGCAAGCATCATCTTAA